The Euphorbia lathyris chromosome 8, ddEupLath1.1, whole genome shotgun sequence genome has a window encoding:
- the LOC136204267 gene encoding probable caffeoyl-CoA O-methyltransferase At4g26220 translates to MESKGLLQSEGLYKYILETSVYPREAEPLRELRMVTASHPRAGMATAPDAGQLITMLLQLVNAKRTIEVGVFTGYSLLLTALSIPVDGKITAIDIDRNNYEIGLPIIRNAGVEHKIDFVESEALPILDMLLKNGNEGSYDFAFVDADKINYWNYHERLMKLLKVGGIAVYDNTLWGGSVAMPEATVPEWMRMGRKLTIELNNMLAADSRVQISHASLGDGITICRRLY, encoded by the exons ATGGAATCAAAAGGATTATTGCAAAGTGAAGGGTTGTATAAG TATATACTGGAGACTAGCGTGTACCCACGTGAAGCAGAGCCTCTCAGGGAGCTACGCATGGTCACTGCCAGCCATCCAAG GGCTGGGATGGCCACTGCTCCAGATGCTGGTCAATTAATAACTATGCTGTTGCAGCTAGTAAATGCAAAAAGGACAATAGAAGTTGGAGTTTTCACTGGTTACTCCCTTCTTCTCACTGCTCTTTCTATTCCTGTTGATGGCAAG ATTACAGCCATAGATATTGATCGTAATAATTACGAGATAGGGTTGCCAATTATAAGAAACGCTGGTGTTGAACacaaaattgattttgttgaaTCTGAGGCTTTACCAATTCTTGATATGCTGctaaaaaat GGAAATGAAGGAAGTTATGACTTTGCATTTGTTGATGCTGATAAAATCAATTACTGGAACTACCATGAGAGGCTGATGAAGTTGCTGAAGGTGGGTGGAATAGCTGTTTACGATAATACTCTGTGGGGGGGATCAGTTGCTATGCCGGAAGCCACAGTGCCTGAGTGGATGAGAATGGGTAGAAAGCTTACAATTGAACTCAACAACATGCTTGCTGCTGATTCACGTGTCCAGATTTCACATGCTTCACTCGGGGATGGCATTACTATCTGCAGGCGACTTTATTGA